In a single window of the Necator americanus strain Aroian chromosome X, whole genome shotgun sequence genome:
- a CDS encoding hypothetical protein (NECATOR_CHRX.G25697.T1) produces MARTCRCHEYKRMNIANKITCDDIAFDLRTQDQAVISRAALRNVFNVFLANISVLRACATHLTPKSFPFCASYVCFPHNVIKEYLPGSPHQLCVSNAASTDALGNKGKAKRKHWHMRFSKLRGFKNIANHRAFDCRMWMYEFGVQSDFECVEFITTVPSFWLR; encoded by the exons ATGGCACGCACTTGTCGCTGCCATGAGTACAAACGAATGAACATTGCGAACAAGATCACATGCGATGATATAGCATTTGATCTACGCACACAAGACCAGGCAGTTATAAGCCGAGCAGC ACTCCGTAACGTCTTCAATGTCTTCCTTGCCAATATTTCTGTTCTGCGAGCCTGTGCAACACATTTGACACCAAAATCATTTCCGTTCTGTGCCTCATATGTATGCTTTCCACATAATGTAATCAAG GAATATTTACCAGGATCACCTCATCAACTCTGTGTGAGCAATGCTGCATCGACTGACGCTCTTGGAAATAAAGGGAAGGCAAAGAGGAA GCATTGGCACATGCGATTTTCGAAACTACGCGGCTTCAAAAATATTGCGAATCACCGCGCGTTTGACTGCAGAATGTGGATGTACGAATTCGGGGTGCA gtcggattttgaatgtgTGGAGTTCATCACAACGGTGCCCAGCTTTTGGCTCCGATAA
- a CDS encoding hypothetical protein (NECATOR_CHRX.G25697.T2) → MARTCRCHEYKRMNIANKITCDDIAFDLRTQDQAVISRAALVEYLPGSPHQLCVSNAASTDALGNKGKAKRKHWHMRFSKLRGFKNIANHRAFDCRMWMYEFGVQSDFECVEFITTVPSFWLR, encoded by the exons ATGGCACGCACTTGTCGCTGCCATGAGTACAAACGAATGAACATTGCGAACAAGATCACATGCGATGATATAGCATTTGATCTACGCACACAAGACCAGGCAGTTATAAGCCGAGCAGCGTTAGTG GAATATTTACCAGGATCACCTCATCAACTCTGTGTGAGCAATGCTGCATCGACTGACGCTCTTGGAAATAAAGGGAAGGCAAAGAGGAA GCATTGGCACATGCGATTTTCGAAACTACGCGGCTTCAAAAATATTGCGAATCACCGCGCGTTTGACTGCAGAATGTGGATGTACGAATTCGGGGTGCA gtcggattttgaatgtgTGGAGTTCATCACAACGGTGCCCAGCTTTTGGCTCCGATAA